The window TATGATGAAATGCGTACGTCGACCCAGGCGTATTCCATCTTGTGCCTGATCGGCGCGGGTTGTCACCGGGTTTCGGAAATCGCGGGCCGTTTGGGAAAACCGGCCACCCACCTGTCCCGGCTGCTCGGTTTTCTCATCGACCTCGGGTATGTCCGCAGGGAACTTCCTTTTGGCGAGTCGGTTCGTTCCACCAAAAAAACCCTCTATAAAATTGACGATCCTTTTTTGAATTTCTTCTTCACTTTTCTCGTTCCCAACAAAAGCAGGCTTGAGTTCGGGCTGGTCGATCAAGTCTGGGGCGACATCATCAGACAGTATGATCAATATCTTTCGGGGACATGGGAACATCTTTGCCGCGGCGCGGTCCCGTTTCTTGAGTTTGACGGCAAGCGCTTCAGCCCATCGACCCGCTGGTGGGGAGCCGGCCTGGACGGCAAGCCCATGGAACTGGACCTGGTGGCGGAATCCGTTGATCAAAGCACTCTCCTGCTTGGTGAGGTCAAGTGGGGCGATAAGGTCAATCTGGGTGCGCTACGCGGAGAACTGGAGCGCAAGGTTGGACAGGCTTCGTTTATCAAGGGCAGGCAAGTGATTACGGCCTTGTTTGTGAAGAAGGCCCGAAAAGAGAGTTTCTCCGACATGGGATGCAACGTTCTAACTCCGGGCATGGTTATCGACTGCATGGGGTGAAGGATTTGAAATGCTGAGATGCTGGAATGCTGGGATAAGATATAAGACATCATACTGGAATTCTGGAATGCTGGGATGCTGGGATAGAAAGATAAGTGTTGGAGGTGGGTGGATGAAGTATACCAGATTTGAGGATTTGCCATGCTGGCAGAAGGCGAGGGAGCTTTGCAGGACGGTTTATCGGCTCATCAATAAGCACCAGTTTTCCAGGGATTACAGTTTGAAGGATCAGATATGGAGGGCGGCCGGATCGGCCATGGACAATATTGCGGAAGGTTTCGGCGATTCTTCGGTCAAGGAGTTTGTCAAGTTTCTGGGGTATGCATTGCGGTCGTGCAGCGAGGTGCAGTCGCAATTGTACCGGGCTCTGGACTGCGGGTATATCAGCCAGGATGAATTTGATGAAACGTATGGTCTTGCGGGCGATTGCAGGGCGCAGGTCAAGGGTTTTCGGGGGTATTTGCGGAAGAGGATTTAAGCAACATGCTGGGATGCTGGGATGCTGGAATTACATAAGAAATGCTGGAATGCTGGAATTATAAAGGCAATGCTGGAATGCTGGGATAAGACAGAATGTTGGAATACTGGAATACTGGGAAAATATTGACAAGCCCTTGTTGATCGGCAAGAATGGTCTCTCCGAATTAGGAGATAATAAGGAGCTCATTATGTCATATTTGCAGGTCAAGGACTTGAAAAAAACACGGGAATTGTGGGGTCGGTTGGAGCGGGACCGTGAGCTGGTCATCACCAAGGATGGGCAGCCCAGGGCGATCATGATCAGCGTGGAGCCCGAAGATCTTGAGTCTTCCCTGGTTGAAATCCGGCGGGCACTTTTTTCAGCCGCGGTGGGGCGAGTACGCAGGCGGGCCGAGACACTGCCGTCGGCTGATGACGACATTGCCCTGGTCATTGAGGAAAGCCGACGAGAACGGTGATGATCGTGGTCATTGACACCAATGTTCTTGTTTCCGGCATGATCAACCCGCATGGCCCACCAGGCCGCCTTGTGGACCTGCTCCGTTCCGGCGCTTTACGCCTTGCTGTTGATGACCGGATTCTTGCTGAATACGTTGATGTTTTGAACCGACCACGACTCTCCCGCTACTTTGCTTCTACGGATCTCGCACAGATTGTTGATTACCTGCGGTGCGGCAGCATGCATGTACTGGTCAGGCGGCATATCAGAGATCTGCCGGATCAAAGCGATGCGCCGTTTCTTGAAGTGGCCATGGACGCAAAGGTTCCTTTGATTACCGGTAATATTCGGCATTATCCGGATGAGTGGCGACAAGAATGTGCCATTCTTAAGCCAGCCGATTTTCTGAACAGCTTGTCTGATACATAAAAATGGAGATAATTGAATTATAAAGACAATGCTGGGATGTTGGGATGCTGGGTTTAAAACATGATCTGGAGTGCTGGAGTTTGAACCGTGAGAGCGGCGCTCCGGACTGGACGCATCCCATCAAACTTTTGCGTGTCCTTGATCACGACGACCACCATAGACTTGTACAAGAATCCACATTGAAGCTCGTTTTTTTTCTCGAAGTTTCAATAAATGATTATTGGCGCTTAACTTGCACGGCATCTCCTGATTTTACCATCTTTCAATCCAGGAGGGACCATGAAAGCCGTTATCCTGGCCGCCGGCGTGGGAAGTCGCCTGGGGCGTCCGTTTCCCAAGTGCATGAGTTTGCTTCCGGATGGCGAGCAGATCCTTGGAAGGCAAATCCGTCTTTTTCGCGAGGCCGGTATTCGGGAAATCATCGTGGTGGTCGGGTTCAAGAAAAGTCTGATCATGGAAGAATTTCCAAGTATCTTTTACAAGTACAATCCCTTCTTCTACATTACCAATACATCGAAGAGTCTGCTCCATGCGCTGGAGCACCTGGACGACGATGTGCTCTGGGCCAATGGCGACGTGGTTTTTGATCGCGAAGTGGTTGAAGCCGTGGTAGCCCAGCCTGGAAACGTCGTTGCCGTGGATCGCAAGCGATGCGGGGCGGAAGAGGTCAAGTACAGGGCCGACGGGCATGGGCGGCTTTTAGAGATTTCCAAGCAGGTGGACCGCGCGCATGGAGAGGCCGTGGGGGTGAACAGGGTCTCGCGGGAGGATTTGCCCGCCTTGGTTCGTTCCCTGACGGCGTGTCAAGATGATGACTATTTTGAAAAGGGCATCGAAGACTGCCTTGGTCTCGGGGTGGCTTTTCAGGTCCTGGATATTTCCGCCCACCGGTGCATCGAAGTGGACTTTGATGAAGACCTGCGGGAAGCGCGAAGAATGTTCGGCGCGGAATCCTCGCGGTCCGTTCAACCTCTGCCCTCGGAGTTTGTCAGGAGTGAGCTCCGAGGTTCCCATTCCGGATTGGAATTGATGCGCCGGGAGTTGTCCCTGGCCGCGTCGGTGGCCTGACAGTCCGTTGAAAAACACCAAAATGCCGCGTCGCTGCAAAAATTTCAAACTCTCACGTATCAAAAAATACGCTTCGACCTTGCACTGTTTTTGCTCCTTGCACTTTGGATTTTTGAACGGACTGCAACAATTGTCTTTTTCAAAACTCAGTTAACGGGGTTTGCTACGGAGGGCCGATGGATTTCGCGACGATTGCAGACGCTACCGACGTTGACTTGCTTTTTTACGCCGAGCGGAGTCTGCATTTGTCTTTTCTGGAGCCGATTCACGATTATTTTCAAAAGCGGTATCCGGAACTGCGCTTGGCCTTTTCCGCGCCGGACTTCCAGGCGCCTCGCGAGGACATGCCGGGTTGGGGGGTGGAAGCGGCGACCGTTTCCCGACTCCGCCAAAAGACGCTCTTCCTTTCCTCGACCCAAGCCGTGCGTCCAAGGGTCAGCGTGGTGGCCGATGCCTGCCACTTTAACCTGCCCCGGCATGGCAAGGTGGTCAACGTCGGCCATGGCCTGATCTGCAAGGGAATGTACTACCGACGTGATCCCGTGGTCCGAAGAGAAAATCTTTCCGACCTGCTCTGCGTTCCCGGGCCGTGGCACAAGCGCCGTCTACAGGACAACGTTTTCTCGCCGATCCGGGTGACCGGCTTCATCAAATCGGATCGGCTCTTTTCCCCTCAAGCCATGGGCAAGCGGGGGTTCTGCGCCAAACACGACCTGGACCCTGGGAAACCGATGGTGCTTTTCGCCCCGACGTTCAACCCTGAGCTTTCCGCCATTCCCCATGTCTGGGACAAGGTGACGACCCTGGGCGACGACCAGACGACCATCGGCGTCAAGCTGCATCACATGACCCCCGAGCCGTGGAAGGAACTCTACAGGCGATTGGCCGCGCAACGGGACGACGTGGTCTTTCTGAGCGACGCGGACTACTCCGGCATGATGCATGCCGCGGACGTGATGGTCAGCGACGTGTCCTCCATGTTCGTGGAGTTCATGCTCCTGAACAAGCCGGTGGTGCTATTCAACAGTCCGCAGTTGGAATCGTTTGAAAACTATGATCCGTCCGACCTGGAGCACAAGGTCCGGGATGCCGTCCTGGAGGCGGATAGTGTGGGTGCCCTCCGGAAAAAGGTGGACAAGGCGTTGGACCAGCCCGAGATTCTGGAGGAGGAACGCCTGCAGTATATCGAAGAACTGGATTATGGCCGTGACGGCAAGTCCGTTCAACGTGCCGCCGAGGCTATTCGGGAACTGTTGACCCGGCCTCGAAAAACCCGGTCTCGGCCTAAATACTCGGTGCTACTGGAGTTGGATCAGACCGCGGACTCGTTCGCGGAGCGGGAGTCCATCTCGGAAGTTCTGGCCAAATCCGAAGACTTGCCCATGGAACTTCTACCGGTGAAGGTTCCCGCCGGAGCGGCGAGTCACGGCGGCTTCGGGATTGGGCGTGAGAAGTCCGTGCTTGGGGGCCATCGGCTTGCGCAGGCTTGTGCCGCGGCCAAGGGAGAGTGGGTGGTCCTGGTACAACCGGGTTGGGTCTTGCCAAAGCAGTGGTTGAAATGGATGGAAAACCACTTCCTTTGGCACCGGCATGTAGGGATGGTCAAGGTTCTTGCGGATTCAAAGCAGGTGCGTCGGGTTTACGACCTGTTGTTTCCCGATCGCCTGTTTATCTCCGACAACGAAGAACTGGCCTGGAGCTTCCGCAACTTCGGCATCGGCTCCGCGGCCTTTAATGATCGCATTCCCTCCCCCTGCGTGATGCTTCCGAAGGTTGCCGCGCTGGCGCTTGCCAAACGATATTCCGAGGGTGAGAGTTTTTCCGGATTCATTCGGAATGCGGATGATGGTTTGATCAGCGCTGGGTATCTGAGTGCGACGGCATTGGAAACGTATGTGCATACCGTGTAATTCCGTTTTATAATGAGGAGTAGTCGTGCGTATCGAAACTTTTCTTGAATTGCTTCTTGAAGCTGTTACTGAAAATCCCAATATAAATTTGGTGCGAGAGAAAGCTGTAAAGATAGTTCAAGAAATACGAGAGACTGGAAATCATGAGTTGGCGGATGCCTTGGACAAAATCATGGAAAGAAGGATGGCTCGCCAAGACCATGGAACATATAAAAATTATTGGAACTATCTTGCAAAAGAAATGTCACCTGATTTGGCGACAGGTGGCGGAAAAGATATGCATGAGCAGCAGTACATTTATTTGGTTCATGAATGCGGACTTCAAAAAGATGATTTGTTTCTAGATATTGGAACAGGTTCGTTGCGTGGATCTAAGAAAGTGATTACGTATCTTGAAAAGAAGCATTTTCACGGTATGGATATATCAGAGGAACTTATTTGTTTCGCAAAAAATCGCGTCGCAAATAATCATGATTTAATGCAGAAAGAGCCATGGTTGGAGATTGATGACAGATTCCGTTTTTCAAAAACATTTCCGGGAAAATGTTTCAATTTTTGTTTTGCAAAATCTATATTTACGCATATCTATCCAGATGCAGTCTGGGACTGTCTCGTGCAGTTGCGGAAAGTCGTTCACAATTCCGGAAAATTTTATGCAACAATTTTTAAAGATAATAATGTTAAAGTGTATCATGGAGATGTGAAAAAAATGTACTATAATACGGAGTGGCTTGCTGAAACAAGCGATTTGGCGGGCTGGAGCCTTGAAGAAATCGGAGATACAAGAGTTGGGCAATACATGTGCCTTTTCAAGCCCATTCCAATCCAATATTGCTAAGCATCATAATATCTTCTGAGTCAGTTGTGACACGTCAACCTCAAGATACATTTCGGTTGCTCTTCTTCGTGGAGCGTAACCTTCATCTCCCTTTTCTTGAGCCGATTCACGACTACTTCCAGCAACACCTTCCCGGTTTTGAACTCGCTTTCGCTTCACCTGAATATTCTGAATCCATCCAGGGGACGTTAGGCCGCGGCCTGGATGCCCGAACCGTGGAGCGGCTTTCCGCCAAGGCGCGGTATGTCGTCGACATCCGGGCCTATGCACCGGACGTCACCGTGGTCGCGGATATCGGGGCCGCGTACATTCTGCGTGATTGCGGGCGGATCGTGAACGTGGGGCACGGGATGATCAGCAAGGGCTGTTTTTATACCCGCCAGCCGATTGTCAAACGAGAGAATATCGCCGACCTGATCTGCGTTCCCGGGGAGTGGCATCGCGATATTTTAGCTGAGAACGTCTTTTCAGTCATCGTGCCCACGGGCTTCATCAAGGCCGATGGTCTTTTCGGGCCCAAGGCCTTTACCAGAGATCGGTTTTGCCACGATTGGGAGATTCCTCGGGACGCGAGGATTCTGCTCTTCGCGCCGACCTACAACGAAGAGCTTTCCGCCATCCCGTTTGTCCAAGAGCGCATTGTCGAGCTTGCCCGGGCCGAAGGGGATGGGGAGACGCATCTGGTCATCAAGCTGCACGGCATGACGGATCGGCGATGGATCGATCTGTATGTCGCCGCTGCCGCGACCAACCCGCGGGTTCATGTCCTCCCGATCACCTATGACCTGACCCGGGTCATGGTCGCGGCGGATGTGATGATCAGCGATGTATCCTCGGCCTTCGTAGAGTTCATGCTCCTGGACCGCCCTATTGTTCTGTTCGACAATCCTCGGAAGTCCGAATTCCAGCACTTCGACCCCTTGGACTTGGAATACCAGGTCCGTGACGCCTGCACCGTGGTTTCTTCCTGGGAGGAGTTGCGCGATGCCGTGGACCGTGAACTGCGTGAGCCGACCCGCCTTTCCGCCTTGCGACGACACTATGCCGATCGGATGTGCCTTGGACGGGACGGACGCGGCGTGGAGCGGGCCGCCCTGGCTATTGCCGGCCTTCCGCGGATGCGTCATCCCGTTTCGTTTACGGTTGTGATTCCCTGGCGCGGTGGTGAGGCGGAGATGATCGCGAAAACGTCGCGCACGGTGCGACATGACAACCCCGGAATTGACCTGGAGCTGGTCTTTGTCGGGCGACGTCCGATGGGATCGGCTCTGGAATCGGATGATCGGTGGGTGGACTGCGCCTATCCGACGGGTCAGTTCCTCGATCAAGCCGTGACCTGTGCCCGGCATGATCATGTGGCCTTCTGGGACCCTCGGCTCGTGACTCCGGCGGGTTGGTTGCGGCAACTTGCGAATTACTTTCGCTGGGAGCCGAAGACCGGGGTGGTGCAAGCCATCGGCCCCGGCATGGAGCAGCGCGTTTTGCTGGAACACATGCTGCCCGGCGGCGAACGGAAAAACGACGCGGACGTGGCCTTCATCTTCCACCGCTTTTTGCAAGGCGGCGGCATGACCGTGGGCGGGCTGGACACGGCCTGCTTTTTGATCCGCAAGGACGTCTACGCTGCCGGCGGAGGTTTTCCTCCCGACTTGGGCTGGGAGCAGGCCATGGAGCGTCTGGGGCTGGCTGTCCGGCGCTCCGGGTTGGGGGTGCGGCGTGCGGTGGAAACCTATGTTTATCCGCTCCACAACGTCATGGCGGGAGTCGATCAAATGAGGAAGTCCGGACCCGTGAGAAGCAATGAAGCGCTGCTCAAAACCGCCTCGGTTCCCGATGTCAGCATCATCATTCCCGTTTGCGGCAACAAGAACCTGACACGGGACTGCATCCGGTCGATTCTGGAAAATACGTCGAACGTTCCCTTTGAGATCATAGCCGTGGACAACGGATCAACGGATGGGACCTCGGAAATGCTGATCAGCCTGGAACGAGAAGGAACGTTGCGGCGTGTTGCCAACCAGGCGAATTTGGGGTTCGCCAAAGCTTGCAATCAAGGAGCGAAGGCGGCCAATGGGCGATATTTGGTTTTCTTGAACAATGATACACGGGTCCAATGCCGCTGGCTGGATGCGTTGCGGTCCTGCGCGGCCAGGGACGAGCGGATCGGCGCCGTGGGAGCGAAGCTGCTGTTCGAGGACGGCTTGGTGCAGCATGCCGGAGTGGTTTTTGATCACAACCTCAAGCCCGTGCATATCTACAAGTTTTTCCATCCACAGCACCCGGCGGTTCGGCAACAGCGGGAGTTTCAGGCCGTGAGCGCGGCCTGCATGCTTGTCGACAAGGCTGTTTTCGACCGTCTCGGCGGTTTCGACGAGCAGTACGTCAACGGCTACGAGGACGTGGATTTCTGCCTGCGCCTGCGCCGGGCAGGATACAAGGTCGTCTACTGTCCGAAAAGCGTGGTCACGCATCTGGAGAGCCGGACTCCGGGCCGGTTCGAGGCCATGGACCGCAACAAGGAACTGCTGCTGTCCCGCTGGGGCGACGTTTTGGCCGCGGACGAAATGGAAACGTATCATCAGGACGGCATTCAGTACGAGCTGATTGAAGAGCATGAACATGGTCATGTCTGCGTGATGCACGACGCCAACCCAAATCCCTATTGGACGCGGGCCCGGCGACTTGCCGAACAGGGGGGCGTGGACAAGGCCGTTGCGACGTATCAGGAGGCCTATCGGTTTTTTGCTTTTGATCCGCGCAAGTACGTTGTTCTGGAAGAATTGGCCGAACTGACCGAGCGTCATGGCCTGCTGGAGCAGGCCGAGCATTACTGGCGCGGGCTGGTGGAGACGGTCGGGGATCCGGAGCACGTCCTGCGATTGGAGCGGCTGCGGGTTTCGCGAAAACGTCCCGCGCGGAAGTGAGCCTTTTTTCAGCGAGTGGTGAACGGACCGGTCGACCGACTGGGGGCCGGCTTCGGGAATGCCGGCTCCTGGGTGGACAGCCATTTGGTGTAGAGTGCCTCGACGGCTTCGTTCCGGTCCTCATGGGCCTGGGCTATGATGGACCGGGCTCTGGCCGTCAAGGGGGCGGGTTCCTGGAGTTTTGCGAGGATATTGCGTCGTTTCTCCAAAGCCTGTTCCACTAGGATGCCGTTTTTTGCTTGTTGAGCCGTATGGAGCAAACGGGCCATGCCCTCCACGGAGGGTTCGAAGTGGACCTGGAGAAAGCGAATCATGCAGGCCTC is drawn from Desulfonatronum thiodismutans and contains these coding sequences:
- a CDS encoding methyltransferase domain-containing protein, giving the protein MRIETFLELLLEAVTENPNINLVREKAVKIVQEIRETGNHELADALDKIMERRMARQDHGTYKNYWNYLAKEMSPDLATGGGKDMHEQQYIYLVHECGLQKDDLFLDIGTGSLRGSKKVITYLEKKHFHGMDISEELICFAKNRVANNHDLMQKEPWLEIDDRFRFSKTFPGKCFNFCFAKSIFTHIYPDAVWDCLVQLRKVVHNSGKFYATIFKDNNVKVYHGDVKKMYYNTEWLAETSDLAGWSLEEIGDTRVGQYMCLFKPIPIQYC
- a CDS encoding CDP-glycerol glycerophosphotransferase family protein; translation: MDFATIADATDVDLLFYAERSLHLSFLEPIHDYFQKRYPELRLAFSAPDFQAPREDMPGWGVEAATVSRLRQKTLFLSSTQAVRPRVSVVADACHFNLPRHGKVVNVGHGLICKGMYYRRDPVVRRENLSDLLCVPGPWHKRRLQDNVFSPIRVTGFIKSDRLFSPQAMGKRGFCAKHDLDPGKPMVLFAPTFNPELSAIPHVWDKVTTLGDDQTTIGVKLHHMTPEPWKELYRRLAAQRDDVVFLSDADYSGMMHAADVMVSDVSSMFVEFMLLNKPVVLFNSPQLESFENYDPSDLEHKVRDAVLEADSVGALRKKVDKALDQPEILEEERLQYIEELDYGRDGKSVQRAAEAIRELLTRPRKTRSRPKYSVLLELDQTADSFAERESISEVLAKSEDLPMELLPVKVPAGAASHGGFGIGREKSVLGGHRLAQACAAAKGEWVVLVQPGWVLPKQWLKWMENHFLWHRHVGMVKVLADSKQVRRVYDLLFPDRLFISDNEELAWSFRNFGIGSAAFNDRIPSPCVMLPKVAALALAKRYSEGESFSGFIRNADDGLISAGYLSATALETYVHTV
- a CDS encoding putative toxin-antitoxin system toxin component, PIN family, whose protein sequence is MIVVIDTNVLVSGMINPHGPPGRLVDLLRSGALRLAVDDRILAEYVDVLNRPRLSRYFASTDLAQIVDYLRCGSMHVLVRRHIRDLPDQSDAPFLEVAMDAKVPLITGNIRHYPDEWRQECAILKPADFLNSLSDT
- a CDS encoding glycosyltransferase, which encodes MTRQPQDTFRLLFFVERNLHLPFLEPIHDYFQQHLPGFELAFASPEYSESIQGTLGRGLDARTVERLSAKARYVVDIRAYAPDVTVVADIGAAYILRDCGRIVNVGHGMISKGCFYTRQPIVKRENIADLICVPGEWHRDILAENVFSVIVPTGFIKADGLFGPKAFTRDRFCHDWEIPRDARILLFAPTYNEELSAIPFVQERIVELARAEGDGETHLVIKLHGMTDRRWIDLYVAAAATNPRVHVLPITYDLTRVMVAADVMISDVSSAFVEFMLLDRPIVLFDNPRKSEFQHFDPLDLEYQVRDACTVVSSWEELRDAVDRELREPTRLSALRRHYADRMCLGRDGRGVERAALAIAGLPRMRHPVSFTVVIPWRGGEAEMIAKTSRTVRHDNPGIDLELVFVGRRPMGSALESDDRWVDCAYPTGQFLDQAVTCARHDHVAFWDPRLVTPAGWLRQLANYFRWEPKTGVVQAIGPGMEQRVLLEHMLPGGERKNDADVAFIFHRFLQGGGMTVGGLDTACFLIRKDVYAAGGGFPPDLGWEQAMERLGLAVRRSGLGVRRAVETYVYPLHNVMAGVDQMRKSGPVRSNEALLKTASVPDVSIIIPVCGNKNLTRDCIRSILENTSNVPFEIIAVDNGSTDGTSEMLISLEREGTLRRVANQANLGFAKACNQGAKAANGRYLVFLNNDTRVQCRWLDALRSCAARDERIGAVGAKLLFEDGLVQHAGVVFDHNLKPVHIYKFFHPQHPAVRQQREFQAVSAACMLVDKAVFDRLGGFDEQYVNGYEDVDFCLRLRRAGYKVVYCPKSVVTHLESRTPGRFEAMDRNKELLLSRWGDVLAADEMETYHQDGIQYELIEEHEHGHVCVMHDANPNPYWTRARRLAEQGGVDKAVATYQEAYRFFAFDPRKYVVLEELAELTERHGLLEQAEHYWRGLVETVGDPEHVLRLERLRVSRKRPARK
- a CDS encoding four helix bundle protein, which gives rise to MKYTRFEDLPCWQKARELCRTVYRLINKHQFSRDYSLKDQIWRAAGSAMDNIAEGFGDSSVKEFVKFLGYALRSCSEVQSQLYRALDCGYISQDEFDETYGLAGDCRAQVKGFRGYLRKRI
- a CDS encoding ATP-binding protein, coding for MFVNREREILRLKQALGRERACLVVVYGRRRCGKTTLLRHVLPANAIYFAADQRDQTLQIAALARQADKLVPGFGKPAYPDWESLFTSLNLALQERATLCIDEFPYLVKNCPELPSIIQRLVDAKSLRYHLILCGSSQQMMHGMVLDGASPLYGRSDEVLRVKPMGISHLKAYLDVDAIDAVREFGVWGGVPRYWEIRKQVGGFADAVKNNILDQFGVLHEEPERLFYDEMRTSTQAYSILCLIGAGCHRVSEIAGRLGKPATHLSRLLGFLIDLGYVRRELPFGESVRSTKKTLYKIDDPFLNFFFTFLVPNKSRLEFGLVDQVWGDIIRQYDQYLSGTWEHLCRGAVPFLEFDGKRFSPSTRWWGAGLDGKPMELDLVAESVDQSTLLLGEVKWGDKVNLGALRGELERKVGQASFIKGRQVITALFVKKARKESFSDMGCNVLTPGMVIDCMG
- a CDS encoding phosphocholine cytidylyltransferase family protein — its product is MKAVILAAGVGSRLGRPFPKCMSLLPDGEQILGRQIRLFREAGIREIIVVVGFKKSLIMEEFPSIFYKYNPFFYITNTSKSLLHALEHLDDDVLWANGDVVFDREVVEAVVAQPGNVVAVDRKRCGAEEVKYRADGHGRLLEISKQVDRAHGEAVGVNRVSREDLPALVRSLTACQDDDYFEKGIEDCLGLGVAFQVLDISAHRCIEVDFDEDLREARRMFGAESSRSVQPLPSEFVRSELRGSHSGLELMRRELSLAASVA